ACTGCATCAAGCTCAAGACACAGTTAGTTTCTAGCTAGTTATCCCTCCTTTCCTCAGCCACCCCAAACAAAATTGTATTGCCACACCGGatgggtgcagtgaaatgttgTTTAACAGGGTCAGACGTAGTACAGTGATcttggagcaaattagggttaagtgccttgctcgagGGCACATCAACTGATTTTTCACCTCGGCTCAGGCATACTCACCCAACActataaccgctaggctacctgccactgcTCAGCAGTGAGACACTGAGACAATCAGCTCTTATGTCACTGAATATCCTCCCTATTCCATATCAACTTGCTAACTGTAACCTCAGACAACCCTCCATTTTGTCATGAGCCTTGGCATTGAAAGTGCAGCAGCCATTTCTGAAGCCAGACTACTGCAGTGGAATGCACAGGTTAAATGCTGGGGAATAACACCATAACACAAATGACATTTAAATAAATGCCAGTTTTACTAGGACAGTAGTGTTGATTCCTTTTCATTGACTTGCATGACAATGACAGAAACACCACAAATTCATCTCATTTTCCAATTGCAAAATTGATCAACACACTAGGTTGTTTATATTTATGACAGACCATTTCATTAGGTGAGCAATGTATGGAAATGGTTACAGTAGCCTAGTTCTGCATGCTTATCTAGGTGCACTGGGAGCTGATACCAGATATAACCAGAACTGACTGCTATTTCTAAATTAAAATTCTGGTAGCTTTGCAATAGTTTATTTTTCTTTGCAATAGTTCCCCCCCCCACTGTTCATTTGACTTTGCTGTCCATGTAGCCTATTTAAAAACAGGTGACTGTAATACGGGGGTAGGTGCTACAATTAGCAGCGCGACCGGATAATTCTGATGAAGTCTAAAGGATTTAGCAGGATTTCCAAACCGTCCTCCTGCCTCTGCCGCCATGTTCTCTCATCGCCTACGCTTACTCGAATATGGCCTATCTATGCGCATTAGCAGTCGACTGTTGGCTTCCAACAACAATGCAATATTCACACGCCCACAAACGTTATGCACAACAATATAAGGGCAAATTGAAAATATAAACATTCAGTCATTCGCCATTTACAGCATTAGATTTGAAACAATGTATCACATGCGTAGTTATTGGAAAATATTGCCTACCTGCGCAAACGAATGAGTCAAGTCCGGTGCTGAATGAGACTGTGACGAGATGCTGATCCGTTTATCGCAGACAGGAGGGGGTTACGCAATTGCGTTCAATGCTCATACCCCTTTCTAGATCGTTCGTATTATATACCCCAGTGTCCTAGACACAGGGCCAGTAGCGGTGCGttggtaaaatcactggggaagccaagccatatttacaacctgtgttgtgataattgcgttgtttgctctatacaTCCTGTTAATTCATTTGCCTTGTGACCATGCTATACGGTATAGGCCTAAAGCCCGAGACAACGGCAGAATAAATTCACACCTTTTTGTTTTATCATAAAACCCGATATCAACCTCTTTCcaagtgaagtccacaaagcatattgcttGTACAGTAACAGACAATTACATGACctacctacagcatggtcaagcaagttaatgtttcagacatttttggaccactaaacaactattgatttagaaccagaGTTACCATAAGTCgcaaacaggagctgcctccactatgccagcaccatttcaacttcaacattatCACCTCGgtttagtctaatacagtgacaactaaaagattccCAATTTTTTTTAGTCCAAGCTAaatatgtggctgtccatggttctgatttctgtgtgtgtgcacgcgtgttcgtgaaagtagaaaaacatgttgactcaccatGTTGACTCAAACGTCATCCTctcatgttgacgaaacggtctatcactctgtcatacactacacgctttttattttttgttgtcctggctaaaatgcttgctcactcgcctaacttccattcatgggcaacgttagctagttaacattagccttctacatctagatacacattgaacttccatcctctcaggccaggggcacaacaaggtatgaattaatggttggatcagaatcactgctataatcattggccagtacagagaatgAAATAAAACCACAAGTCTAAATGcatatctccatccatggctatttttggaaagggccaattttagctggctagctaaccaccggaggacaacacgagatgcaacaattcaagttttttttgtcaatgacgtatgctctcaatgggatttgataAGAGTGACGCCAAATACAAGCTGGCTTCCCTTGATactttggtgcgccaggaccaatcacagttgagctcgctcagtttagctcaatgttGATTGGCAAAtttgtaaaatacatttttgtcaagggaggcccgatgctcgctggcttcccttgccttTGCGGCCGCCCGTAgcattcagcctcttgcaaattgaaggaaaaGTATGAAACACAGAGACTAAAGATACATTAATAATTTttggggggaagcctggcttcccttggcaaccatgaatacacaccactgcgtAGAGCAGGGATGGGAAACTGGCTGCAAGCCCGCATCCCCCTTTTGAAGGCTCACGGATCAATTTCCCAAAACATCATTTTTTTAAAAAGGGGGAAGTCCGTCTGGGTCTCAACTTGTTCCgaagtagaatacacaaggtgcaattttgaaatttggttgtgAGTCAACAGTTTTTCTCGTCATTCACTGATAGGCACTCAAtttgggggtggcaggtagcttagtggttagagcattgggccagtaaccaaaaggttgctagatcaaatccccgagctgacaaggtaaaaatctgtcattctgcccctgttcctaggccgtcattgtaaataagaatttgttcttaacttacttgcctagttaaataaaataaataattaacccaagtcagctaacattttttagattggtaagtgaGTTTTTTTTGTACATCCAATTCGAATCTTTTTCCTTCATgctgaacagccaaaaagcacatggaatcggatatttcaagccacatttcaaaccaccttcTTAGGTGGTtctaaaaaagaaacgtcctcactgtcaactgcatttattttcagcaaacgtaacatgtgtaaatatttgtatgaacataagattcaacaagacataaactgaacaagttccacagacatgtgactaacagaataatgtgtccctgaacaaaggggggtcaaaatcaaaagtaacagtcagtatctggtgtggccaccagctgcattaagtactgcagtgcatctcctcctcatggactgcaccagatttgcccgttcttcaggtgagatgttaccccagtcttccaccaaggcacctgcaagttcccggacatttctggggggactggccctagccctcaccctctgatccaacaggtcccagaagtgctcaatgggattgagatccaggctcttcgctggccatggcagaacactgacattcctgtcttgcaggaaatcacacacagaacgagcagtatggctggtggcattgtcatgctggagggtcatgtcaggatgagaaTGCAGGAAGggcaccacatgagggaggaggatgtcttccctgtaacacagcattgagattgcctgcaatgccaacaagctcagtccgatgatgctgtgacacaccggcccagaccatgacggaccctccacctccaaattgatcccgctccagagtacaggcctcagtgtaacgctcattccatcGACCATAAACGCGAATGCAACCATCACCCgttgtgagacaaaaccgcgactcgtcagtgaagagcactttttgccagtcctgtctggtccagcgacggtgggtttgtgcccataggcgacgttgttgccggtgatgtctggtgaggacctgccttacaacaggcctacaagccctcagtccaatctctctcagcctgttgcggacagtctgagcactgatggagggattgtgcgttcctggtgtaactcgggcagttgttgccatcctgtacctgtcctgcaggtgtgatgttcggatgtaccgatcctgtgcagctgttgttacatgtggtctgccactgcgaggacgatcagcggtccgtcctgtctccctgtagcgctgtcttaggtgtctcacagtacggacattgcaatttattgccctggccacatttgcagtcctcatgcctccttgcagcatgcctaagacacgttcacacagatgagcagggaccctgggcatctttcttttggtgtttttcagagtcagtagaaaggcctctttagtgtcctaagttttcataactgtgaccttaattgcctaccgtctgtaagctgttagtgtcttaatgaccgttccacaggtgcatgttcattaattatttatggttcattgaacaagcatgggaaacagtgtttaaaccttttacaatgaagatctgtgaagttaattggatttttacgaattatctttgaaagaccagggtcctgaaaaagagacgttTCTTTTTATGCTGAGTTTAGATTTGAAAGTGggatcatcttatcctttgaggctttaagtgttcttacactatgattgaacattcaaagcaactgggaaacaTCCGTGGCAGGCATCGTCACCTTAGCTTGCTATATAACTTCTGAGTGATGGGAAGCACgagcaccaccaatcagcctacaccactgctCACACACCCgttgttactatgacaactagcatagccatgtcagcaaatgactgctgtctgaacacacacacatccgatTTGGTCACTTTTAACTTGTCTAgacagtcagtattccaaaaacaaaactgatttgagcattaaggcctgcagtgtgaacaagggttaagagctttccacacctggattgtgcaacatttcccCATTTTTCaagctgtcaaattggttgttgatcattgctagacaagaCATGTAGATAAGTCATAACTAACTCAGGAACATTAACCGACTTCTTgataaacaactccagtgtagatttgggctTGTgtttctaggattttgcctgtgcttacctccatttttttttttttttaatcctgaaaaactccctagtccttacgATTACAAGCacaactatgcttgaaaatatagagtggtactcagtaatatttctattcaggacaaaaagttaattgagTTGCCACATTTTGGTAGTATTACTTTAGTCTTGttgaaaacatgttttggaatatttatatttTGTACAGGCTTTCTCCTTTTCACTGTCACTTAcattagtattgtggaataactacaatgttgtgcaTCTATCCTCAGTTCTCctaccacagccattaaacttgAACTGTTTAAgtcaacattggcctcatggtgaaatccctgagcggtttccttcctctccggcaactgagttaggaaggacacctggaTTTTTGTAGTGAcggtgtattgacacaccatccaaagtgtaattaataacttcaccatgctcaaagggtaattcaatgtctgcttttattcaatcaattttaaattcaggctgtaacacaatgtggaaaaagtcaaggggtgtgaatactttctaaaggcactgtgtAAGACTATTATCCATGTTTTGCACAGCAGGCACATGATTGAACTTTACAGCCATACCCTGGTTGGCTTTAGAATTACCCCAAATGAACTTGTCAGTGTAGCTACAGCTTAAATGAGTCAAGACACCCATGCATATTCAATATGATTTCCTTGAAATGCTTTATTAGACTTACATCGGTCATTGACTGAAATGTGCGGTTCCTCATTTGACCTCTTAAAAGATCAAGCATCAAATATGCCAATATCCACATTTAAGATAATGTGATTACtgtggctgcgtttagacagttCAATTTATTACCAGTTTATTTTTTGTTGATGGGTTTACAGGTACATTATCCATTTCAATTTAGGTTTATAAAATATGTACCCGTCAGCTGACTCAATTGGTTTTCAATATTCTTTTCCAGTTAAAGGGTTCTCTTTTCATGGCTAGCTCAAAATTAGCTTTCCAAAAGTTATTTATATTGAGATCAGTTTTTCAGGAGCCCAGATGGTTTGGTAGTTGGGTTTGCCAAGGGATGCCATAACTAAATATTTGTAGTACAGGCATGCCCTTTTGATTTCCAGTTACATTGTTGCAAGCAGTAacaggcagctcaattctgatTTGACAGATGGGAaaagatctgattggtcaaaagaccagttAATGGAAAATAGATCAGAACGTCTAAACGCTGCCTTGTGTACAAAGCTTATACAGAGACAGTATGTAACTAACACAACGATGAAATGGCAATTTGAGAAACGGACCATTAGAGGTCTCAAACATAAGTCTGTTCCTTTAGGTGGGGGAAACAAAGCCTGCGCAATAAATATCACCCTCACATAAAGCAACCAAATTGGCAGTATGCCATGATTAACATTGTAAGTAGTGTGTAAAACAGCTCTCCATCCTCTGAAATGTAGTCATTAAAAATAAATCACATAGATAATCCCTTTAACTCAGTCATTGTAGTTGGTCCAGCAAGTAAACATAACTGATCAGTAAAAATAATAAATTAAAGACAGATTTGGATGGTAGACAAATTTACACAGGGAATACTGCTGTTTATCAGTATTCTGTCACATGTATTGATTAGATTAAATATACTGGATTGATGATCATAGTTCTATACTTTAGGCACAAGCGGAAGGCCAAAAAAAGTAGAAACCCACATGTATTCTATCCTGGGTGACTGTGCTCTTTCAGTTGGCAATAACTCTGCTACATATAAATTAAGGTTTTTGTATGGCTTTTTTCCCCTCCTGAGCATCTAACAGAGGAGCAACAAATGACAGAGTGGAAATGCTACTTGTCTGTTCATTTAAGACTTGAAATGTAACGGAATTTAAAAACAAGCTAACTCTTAActgtaaacaaagtaaaacacTAAAAGAGGTTATCATATCACAAGAGCCTACACAAAGAGTAAAATATGaattgattttaaaaaatgcaCTTATACCCATTATTGGGTCCAATTACCAAAACTAAAAACGTTAAAATATTAAAGGTTACTTTAGAAGGCTATTTCCCCACTAGGGTTGTGTAGAATAGCTTGGTTGAAACGGTCCCATGGCTGTGAGTACATTTTGGTCCACAGGGGGTCCACCTTTGTCCCCCTCAGTTGCCATGGGAATGGGGATTGTGGACAGCCCAGGGTTGCACCACGCCTTGACCAAACACAGTGTAGAAAACTGCTCCAAACACGTTGATCCCAGCAGAGATGTAGAACACGGTCTGCCACTCCTCTATAGTGTTCTACAATAGGAAACAGAGCCATCTGTGAGACCAATAAAGTAGGTTGAAGTTGCCCCCATCTATACACTGGTTTAAGGTCAGTGCTGCCTTGTTTCTCCCAAATACTAGTTAAggctaatctgatcctagataAGTGGCAACTTTTACACACACCCTACACTTCCAACAATCATGAGTTTTGTGACACTGCTTTCATTGTCTGAAAAATATGATGAAACCAGATGTGATTCTTACATTTTTGGTCAAGGCTCTTGCTATGACTGGTCCCACCATACCAGGTATTGTGGCAAAGGAGTTGGTGATTCCCAACAAAATTCCAGCATAACTAAAAGGGAAAAGGAACATTCACACTAGACAATTATACATCTCACAACAAGACAATTTGATGGTTATTTCTGTTTTACCGGTTTACTATGCCATTTTAAGTACATTTCTGGTAATTTCTCTTGCTTAAAATTAAGCACTACCATTGTAACAGTATCAATAGTGATGAATAGTCTTACGATGGGGCGATGTCGAGATGGTTGATGTTGAAGCCGGAGGCAACGATTCCTCCCAGGGAGGAAGAGATGGAAAGGAAGGCTACTGCCAGGATGTAGTTACAGCCTGTATGCCCAGCAGCCACGATAAACACTGCCGGCCCAATCATACCTACATACACAGACCGAATATGGTAAATGTAGGCTACATACATAGAAGACATTGACAACAAAAACTTGATTTATCCAAATGGAGAGGTAAAGTGAGATACAGCTAAAAGACATACCATGTGGGTGTTTGAATTGGCAGATCGTGAGCAGAGATGTGTCTTGTGTAAGCatgactgcatgtgtgtgttacGATGATGCTGCTCCTCACCTACGAGACTGAAGGCCTTCCTGACAACCACAGTCCGGTAGAAGCAGTTCTCCCTCAGGTAGTCAGCCAGCTGGCCTCCCAGCACGGCCAGCAGCCCACAGCCAATGTAGGGCAGAGCCGACAGGGCACCGTTCTAATATGAGAaaacactgggttaataacaagAGTCTGTGGGTGTGTATAAACTCAGAACAAGTGTATAAACTCACCTCTTTGATGCTGAAGCCCAATACATCACTCATGTATGTGGGCAGCAAAGTGAGTAGCGTGTAGAATGTCCAGTTGTAAGAGAAGTGAGCCACTACTATGGCCCACAGCGGCATGGACGTAAAGATGGCCCCCCAGGGGATGTGGTCACCCGACGAAGTGAGCTGAACAAGAGAACAAAAGACTACCATCTTAAAATACCACTTGACTTGCACGTGAAATATCACTGTTCTCACAGGCTTATTTGAGGGTGGCTGAGAAAAGCACTTtgtggatgtaaaaaaaaaaaaaaaaaaaaaaaaaaaaaggggggggtgTTTCTAGCCAATGTAAGTCAAATATAGTAAAAAAGTTATGACTGCAGCAAAGTGTGTTCCTCCAGTTGAATGTTGTTACACCAAATAGTTTGACATTTTACACCGTTACTGTAagacttttttttattttcttctcagATATACTACACAACTTCATTGTATTCTACAATTATGAACTAAATCCTCACGAGCCTGACACAACCAGTCTGCCATTTGATCAAGAGATTGGGCCTTAGATAAAGTTCAGACACTACAATTCCCAGCTGCTTTTGCAATGTACCTCCTTCTTCAGGGAGGAAGTGATGTAGAGTCGCTCCTGTTCTGTGATCCGCGGGTGTGTGCTGGGagtgttactgacaaggagcgcCCACAGGATGAACCACACAAATCCCACAATGCCTAAAAACAGTCAAATGCACAAACTAAGTTGCTTGGATAACTGTCTGCTAAATaactcaaatatatatatatattttttaaaacaagcattGCTTGTGACATGGACTTTTTCACTAACTTTCCTTCATTTTCCGTAAAAAAAGATTGTATAACACAAGGAAACAGTGTCTGTATTCCTTGCATTTGTAAGCATTAAAACAGACAACTGTCACTACGGAAAACCCTCTGCTAGCCTTACCAAAGATATAGAAGACCCAGGTCCAGTCAAGGTAAAAGCAGATCTGAGCAGACAGGGGAAGGGCGACCACTGTACCCAGCTGAGCACCTGGAGAGAGGAGATTTTTATTAAACTGCTTTGTGGagaaatatatacttttttttttttttttaaatcacctaCATTTAGGAAAAGTATAAGCCACACATGCAAACATGAGTTCCCAGAGTAAGAAAGGGTGTGTGCAGGGTGGGATAAAAGTGCGCATTACCAGTGTAAGCGATGGTGAGCAATCGGCTCCTCTCCATTGGCGGGGCCCAAAATGCCCACATGGCGTGCATGGCTGGAAACGTCACTCCCTGTTGAGAAATACAAAAATATCCTTGGGTTACAGACTCGGTACACACTGAGAAGTAGTCAGGTAAACATTATGAGCAAAATAACACACTTAATTTTTTTTGTGATTAGAGGTCATACAGATGCTAAAGTGTGAGTTCTCATGAGTATAGCAAATCTTGCGTGTACACGCACACTACCTCTCCGATACCCTCCAATACTCTGACAGCGATAAGGTAGCCTGCACCCAGGTCGGCAGCCATGGGGGTGAGGAGGGTGAAAACCACAGTTCCCAGGATTCCTAGGCCCAGTAGCCATTTGGCCCCATACTTGCTTGCCAGGTAGCCCCCTGGGATCTGAGTCAGGATGTAGCCGTAGAAGAAGGAGCCCAGGATCCAGCCTTGGGTCTCAGAGTCCCAGTCATACACACTGGCCTGccagacacacaaaaacacagataATGCTTTCTGTCTGGCCAGAGCAATCAAGACAGTCAACAGATGTGGTTGCTAATCATGTGGTGTCGTGATTAAGTGTTACAGTCAGTCATAGTGTGGTTGTGTAATGTGTGCAGTCATAGTGGTCGTCGGTATTACATGGTTACTCATATTGTGGTTGTGTTTGGGGCGAGCTGGGCTGGTGGTACTCACAGTGTGGTTGTATGTGGGGCGAGCTGGGCTGGTGGTACTCACAGTGTGGTTGTATGTGGGGCGAGCTGGGCTGGTGGTACTCACAGTGTGGTTGTATGTGGGGCGAGCTGGGCTGGTGGTACTCACAGTGTGGTTGTATGTGGGGCGAGCAGGGCTGGAGTGTGCAGGACATACTGATTTGCTGGTGTTGCCGCTGGCGTCTGTGTTGTTAAGCATGTCCACCATGGCAACGCTGAGGTTTACCCTGAGGGCATAGGCCACAAAGAAACCATAACAGGAGAGCAGGGACAGACCGTACCTCGAAGAGCAGCACGcaggggctgagagagagggaagaccaGAGGAGAGAGTTGTGAGGTGCTATAACTAATTGGATCAGGCACAGTACAATATCACAGGATAATACATTATGAGAAAGCTAAATGTTGACAGCTACATCTTTTGTCCTTCACAATATTCAACAGCAGTGAGATATTTCTGCCGAGgtgcactttgaagatgctagaaCAGTCCACATTAACAAACAAAACGAGTAAAGAACAGAAACTGTTCTACTATGGGGTAGTCTGATTTATCTATTTACCTAGTTGTTGTGCACACTGCTGTTGGAGCAAGGAatacaagcatttagctacacccgcaataacatctgacaAATGTGTGTGATCAATGCAATTTGATTTATGCGAGATAAATATTTCCTTGGAGGCGCATTCAAGTTACAAGTGCCATGGGGAGGGAAAAATGCATTCTAACAAGCAGTCAAAGCACAACAATTCTTGCAATCGTGGGTGATTTTTGTTTTGTTGGCCTTCGTTAAAAAGGCTACCCTACCTCAACTTAATTTAGAGAGACTTCATTTGTGATGAGATTATTTTTAATTGAGCAAGAGTAGTGGCAACCACAGAAAGACATGCACAgtgcaatattttttttttttaaatcataattTTACTAAAATATGTTACTGGCCTCATTTCTGGAGGTAGAAATTACATTTTAAAGTGTCAGCataatttaatatatatatacacacacacagctcaaaaaaataaagggaacacttaaacacaatgtaactccaagtcaatcacacttctgtgaaatcaaactgtctacttaggaagcaacactgattgacaataaatttcacatgctgttgtgcaaatggaatagacaaaaggtggaaattataggcaattagcaagacacccccaataaaggagtgattctgcaggtggtgaccacagaccacttctcagttcctatgcttcctggctgatgttttggtcacttgaatgctgccggtgctttcacctagtggtagcatgagacggagtctacaacccacacaagtggctcaggtagtgcagctcatccaggatggcacatcaatgcgagctgtggcaagaaggtttgctgtgtctgtcagcgtagtgtccagaacatggaggcgctaccagaagacaggccagtacatcaggagacgtggaggaggccgtaggagggcaacaacccagcagcaggaccgctacctctgcctttgtgcaaggaggagcactgccagagccctgcaaaatgacctccagcaggccacaaatgtgcatgtgtctgctcaaacgtaaCAATTTATGCCTTGTGGCAAAAGTGGCAGTTGTGCCCTTGgactgaatataataattataattcccttctcctggCTGCCAATCAGCATAGCCTACTCCAAAGAACCTCTCACTCACGTGGGTGTCTCGGATATttcaattcttattagccaatgcctgTCACGTGATCAGGTCCTTCACAGGCATTGCAGTTCtgaagtaggctacaagtgaagtACGACACATCAGGGATGCAACGGCACGAGTCTCATTGAATTCCGAGTCAcatattgaagatgttagaacTGCCCACATTTACTTCaacagccaacaagatgagtaggcctaacgaacagcaaaagcactagtctatttcaatctactatcccccaacaaaagttgacctattctattggtgaGCTTGTcctgtgtgagaaataaatattccaaaaatCCTCTGGGAGAGTTGTGGGAcccaatagatcccaaattaatacaaatcaCTGtacataatatatatttttacgcaatgaggctgatgcaacagatcagaatgtttagcttaaaattgTAAAACTATTaatttatttcttcacattataaaaaAAAAGGAAtgcagcaatgtgcacacggcagtaggctataagcgcgatTGTTCCAAAATGAAATTAGCAGGAAAACTGTCCTCAAAAGTGCACGGTTTCATATGAGATAAAAATATCCTTTTGACATGTAGAAAGAGGGAAGCTCTAAAGCCGCATCAACAagcatgggttgttaatatgactaggattgtgtctGGCTGCTTGACAATGAAAAATACTGGTGTCAATGAGGAAGGGTTTATAAAAGACAGTGCCTTTTGCGCTTTGCAACATCACCCTCCTTGCAATCTGAGTGGAGGCAGTCAACATTTAGATACAATTTATCCATAAATGTAATTACTTAAAACCTGGacttttatttttttgcatttgAGGCATATCTTACCATGTTCCGACCATAGGCATGTTAAGAACATGTAAGATATGCCTcaaatgcaaaaaaataaaagtCCAGGttaagtaattacaatttatccATAAATGTATCTAAATGTTGACTGCCTCCACTCAGACTGCAAGGAGGGTGATGTTGCAAAGCGCAAAAGGCACTGTCCTTTCTCTCCTATCAGAATGAACAATGCCTCGAGTGTCACAGAAGCAATCCTTTAGACATGAATAATTACCCTACATTACATTATTTGCAAAACATGACTGGCGTTTAGCAcacacatgaccaaaagtatgtggacaactgctagtcgaacatctaatttcaaatcatgggcattaatatggtccccccctttgctgctataacagcctccactcatctgggaaggctttccactagatgttggaacattgctgcggggacttgcttccattcagccacaagagcattagggaggcgattaggtctggctcgcagtcagcgttccaattcatcccaaaggtgtttgatgtgattgaggtcagggctgtgcCAGACAGTCAAggtcttccacactgatctcaacaaaccatttctgtatggacctcgctttgtgcacgtggcattatcatgctgaaacaggaaatagccttccccaaactgttgttgccacaaagttggaagtcaAGAATCGTTGAGAATGTaattgcatgctgtagcattaagatttcccttcaatggaaataaggggcctgaaccatgaaaaacagccccagaccattattcctcgtATAACGTTCGCCTGGTTTCCCAAAAAAAtggctccaga
This portion of the Salvelinus namaycush isolate Seneca chromosome 22, SaNama_1.0, whole genome shotgun sequence genome encodes:
- the slc17a5 gene encoding sialin, whose product is MDRYISDTDDQEQPLLLSQQDDKVERAPACCSSRYGLSLLSCYGFFVAYALRVNLSVAMVDMLNNTDASGNTSKSVCPAHSSPARPTYNHTASVYDWDSETQGWILGSFFYGYILTQIPGGYLASKYGAKWLLGLGILGTVVFTLLTPMAADLGAGYLIAVRVLEGIGEGVTFPAMHAMWAFWAPPMERSRLLTIAYTGAQLGTVVALPLSAQICFYLDWTWVFYIFGIVGFVWFILWALLVSNTPSTHPRITEQERLYITSSLKKELTSSGDHIPWGAIFTSMPLWAIVVAHFSYNWTFYTLLTLLPTYMSDVLGFSIKENGALSALPYIGCGLLAVLGGQLADYLRENCFYRTVVVRKAFSLVGMIGPAVFIVAAGHTGCNYILAVAFLSISSSLGGIVASGFNINHLDIAPSYAGILLGITNSFATIPGMVGPVIARALTKNNTIEEWQTVFYISAGINVFGAVFYTVFGQGVVQPWAVHNPHSHGN